The following coding sequences lie in one Cloeon dipterum chromosome 1, ieCloDipt1.1, whole genome shotgun sequence genomic window:
- the mRpL40 gene encoding large ribosomal subunit protein mL40 has protein sequence MLSVALARLSLSVPKLAPSLTTQCRSIFIQSNPKLFRSTPCLMAEPLKKKKRIDPAVLRAREERKKKKIEKQIRRLEKNSRQLKPIDELEIPPAVYDTLKQRARKPTIISHEEMEERALLLKEWSRYKMKERMNDVQLLDKMILSQQKAMDELRLESEELYQEALAMDLNVMPFTIKGPVHTPPIVNYDSPDGEYTDITKDWFQPLFVKQ, from the exons ATGCTTAGCGTAGCGCTTGCAAG attATCTCTTAGTGTACCAAAACTTGCGCCATCATTGACAACGCAATGCCGCAGCATTTTCATTCAAAGCAacccaaaattatttagatcAACTCCGTGTTTGAT gGCCGAACCactgaaaaagaagaagagaaTCGACCCTGCCGTTCTCAGAGCCAGAGAGGAgcgaaagaaaaagaaaattgaaaagcagatTCGCAGACTCGAGAAGAATTCTCGTCAGCTGAAGCCAATTGATGAGCTGGAAATTCCCCCAGCAGTGTATGACACTTTAAA ACAGAGGGCGAGAAAACCAACAATCATTAGTCACGAAGAAATGGAGGAGAGGGCACTTTTACTCAAGGAATGGTCGCGGTACAAGATGAAAGAGAGGATGAATGATGTTCAGCTGTTAGACAAAATGATTCTATCCCAACAAAAGGCTATGGACGAGCTTCGCCTGGAATCGGAAGAACTTTACCAAGAAGCCCTAGCG ATGGACCTGAATGTGATGCCCTTCACGATTAAAGGCCCCGTACACACCCCTCCCATTGTCAACTATGATAGTCCTGATGGCGAATACACAGACATAACCAAAGATTGGTTCCAGCCCCTCTTCGTAAAGCAatag